From one Trifolium pratense cultivar HEN17-A07 linkage group LG1, ARS_RC_1.1, whole genome shotgun sequence genomic stretch:
- the LOC123907894 gene encoding coiled-coil domain-containing protein 12 isoform X2 translates to MGAEDESIEQAVTSRRERLLALRAAQELSNASESEESNDNNQEQPQLPLPTVAEEQDGEEKLSMKFRNYVPHDKHLQEGKLAPAVLPKFEDPVSVPEPEPQPTEDPFLNIAPKKPNWDLRRDVQKKLDKLEKRTQKALYQLMVEQEKQNQLAEGDDDANGVKD, encoded by the exons ATGGGTGCCGAAGATGAATCAATCGAGCAAGCTGTGACTTCACGTCGAGAAAGGCTTCTAGCTCTAAGAGCCGCTCAAGAATTATCCAATGCTTCCGAATCCGAAGAATCCAACGATAATAATCAAGAACAACCACAACTACCACTACCTACCGTTGCTGAAGAACAAGA TGGAGAGGAAAAACTGAGCATGAAGTTCCGTAATTATGTTCCTCATGATAAACATCTTCAGGAAGGGAAACTTGCGCCGGCGGTGCTTCCCAAGTTTGAAGATCCTGTTTCTGTTCCTGAACCTGAGCCTCAACCAACGGAG GATCCATTTCTCAATATTGCTCCCAAGAAACCCAATTGGGATCTGCGCAGAGACGTCCAGAAGAAGCTTGATAAGCTCGAAAAAAGAACTCAGAAGGCTCTCTATCAACTCATGG TGGAACAAGAGAAGCAGAATCAGTTGGCCGAAGGAGATGACGATGCAAATGGCGTCAAAGATTAG
- the LOC123907894 gene encoding coiled-coil domain-containing protein 12 isoform X1: MGAEDESIEQAVTSRRERLLALRAAQELSNASESEESNDNNQEQPQLPLPTVAEEQDSGEEKLSMKFRNYVPHDKHLQEGKLAPAVLPKFEDPVSVPEPEPQPTEDPFLNIAPKKPNWDLRRDVQKKLDKLEKRTQKALYQLMVEQEKQNQLAEGDDDANGVKD; the protein is encoded by the exons ATGGGTGCCGAAGATGAATCAATCGAGCAAGCTGTGACTTCACGTCGAGAAAGGCTTCTAGCTCTAAGAGCCGCTCAAGAATTATCCAATGCTTCCGAATCCGAAGAATCCAACGATAATAATCAAGAACAACCACAACTACCACTACCTACCGTTGCTGAAGAACAAGA CAGTGGAGAGGAAAAACTGAGCATGAAGTTCCGTAATTATGTTCCTCATGATAAACATCTTCAGGAAGGGAAACTTGCGCCGGCGGTGCTTCCCAAGTTTGAAGATCCTGTTTCTGTTCCTGAACCTGAGCCTCAACCAACGGAG GATCCATTTCTCAATATTGCTCCCAAGAAACCCAATTGGGATCTGCGCAGAGACGTCCAGAAGAAGCTTGATAAGCTCGAAAAAAGAACTCAGAAGGCTCTCTATCAACTCATGG TGGAACAAGAGAAGCAGAATCAGTTGGCCGAAGGAGATGACGATGCAAATGGCGTCAAAGATTAG